CTAAATCTAATGAAAGATTTTTTTCATGAAAGAGTGATATCATATGATTATacatttttgtgtgtgtttctcTGATTGATACTCATGTGTACTATGTTTCGTATCTTATATGAAAGAATCTTAATCTTAAAATGAATCTTCGACTTATGTATAAAAACACTAACGTATAAGAGTTTTTATCATTGTCCTTTTCTATGATTGAAAACATTGGTACCAATATTAAATATCGTTTGGTGCGTTTCTTATCTTGCGACTGAATCTAATTATTGATGCACGAGCAACTCAAAATGTTTGTGCAATTATTAACTTCCGTACCATTTCATGGACCTTATGGTAGGGAACTATGTATCTTGAATACTttacagaaaaacaaaatacCTTTTTATTCCAAAATAACTCATAAATGAAAAGAATCTTAAGATTATTAcactaattaataattaataattttttttttaatatttgattttatttatatttgaatttagggtttagaatttagtattTAAATGATATGGTTAGGAGTCAtttattcattatatattttaactaatgtAATTGTAGACATTTTCTTTACATGTTTactatttttgttataattttttttggtagtACCTCTTGTTGACCTTCTAGTTTGAGATTAAATTCCACTGGCGAATCATTAGATTCCACGTGTCGTTTCAGTGACCGTTCCATGATCGGAGGCGTCTTTGCCGGACTAGGGCTACCGGAGCTAAGATCCACCGACGTACTCTGAATGCCCACATCACGTTTCAGCCCCACAACTTTCTTTTCTGCTGAAAAAAACACCCCAAGATAATTGAGAAAAGACTTCAAGAAAAGCTAACACCAAAAAGGGGACCTATTTAAAATCAATCACCTCGAACAAGAACAGGATCAGGAGCATAAAGATCCTCGTGAATGACTTTAACGTTAGGATTATCATTGGGTTTGTTTTGACCAATATTGTTCATCAATAGATTCGGATTAGGGTAGTGAAGAGGAGCAGACATGGTGGTGGTCAAGTTTCTAAAAGATCTTGCACTTAATGTTTTAGAAGACAAACACTCCATTGGAACTTCTCCGGACACtggattacatatatatttctcTGCTTCGTTCCACTTCGAATTCAACGCAAACCCTTCTTGTGTTAACCATTCTCTGTTATTGAACATTGTCTTTGGTTGTAACGctgcaaaccaaaaaaaaaaaacataacacatATTTGAACATTCCTCGTTTGTTCTCTATGTtctttagatttatattaacaTTTTGATTGCTCTTGAGAAACTTACCCTTGAGTGCATTGGTGAAGGAATATGTTGATGGGTCAATCTCGTCTGTTATAACGATTTGAAGTTTAAACATTATCAGACAATTAAATTCATAACACACAACAAATAAGGGAGAAAAAGAGTGGAAGATGTTTAGCCACCTTTGAGGGTGTAGCCAGGAGAAGAGGCAGTACTAGAGATGCTGTTTAAGTATGTTCTTGAAGAAGACTTGTGATGATCTTCTCTAAAGCTTCCAACGTATGAAGCAGAGAACCTTCTTGAAGTAGGGTTTTCTCGGATCAATCGAGCTCTTCGATCCCATTCTCTTTGGTTCATAAACTCATGCTCATCTCCTCGCAGAGCCATTGGAAACgaaatatttcttttgtttttttgttttgttttgtgaaagAGCAAAAAACTTTAAGGAGGGAGAATGAGGCAACTAGGCAGCACTTATAATTTTCTCTTATTCTCAGAGTGGATTATTTTAGTcccttattttataaaaatcatattGGGTATCGATAAGTTTCTtcggcttccaacttaaaaccagtcggcaattagtggattggcacaagtcccttatatattactcaagtcccTTTCATATTTCCGATGTGAGATCTTCTCTCCCATAGGTATATTAATGTTTAAATTATTTCGAATCTTTAGACagatagaaaaatattttaaattttaaataaactgGAATATGGAGAGAAGCTGCTTGCCTTGTATATAAAAATCTTACAATATAGCATTTTTGGGTGTAATCCCCCTTTAGGAATCAAACTCACTTGGCATTTTCTGCTATTGtgtagtatatttttaaaaaatatggtcCTTCCTTCTCAGTGTTTTGAATTCAAATTCTtcataacaattttttaatgacttttaatatctcatacatatatatatatatattgcatgaTTAAGTTTATGCAGTTCATTAATTTATTACaagaatttatttttcttaatgatAGTCACCAAAcgcaacaacaaaaataatgaaTCGTTGTTGTTCATTATCAATTTTTAATTGTTGttgttcaaaatatatttgtgtgtgttatgaaataacttataatttatagtatcgagaaatttaaataagagtagaatttaatacccgtaggaagcaaataacactaatataagggagagagtttattataaggaagaagaagaagatgtaatggtgtacaaaagagtaagatgagtgatggtatttataatgagcaacaatacataaaatatcaaagatggtgcttgatttggtaaatgagtgggtgatcatagtgcttgatgagtagatgatcatagtgctaaAGTTGCTAAAGAagtggaggatcatttcaaagtttattttataacactcccccttgatcatccatcttgtattaaattaagtttcgtaacactccccTTGGAGACCGGTGTCACTCTCCGCtcttgcctcgttaaaaacttttctaggaaaacccaatgggaaaaaccatagttaggtaaaaagagtacaactacgtaaactccccctcgattgagcagtcatagatccttctaatgacgcattccaatgttatggacatgttttctgaatagcGAAGTAGGAAGtgcttttgtgaagaggtcggctgcattgtcgcatgatcggacatatcttacttcaatctctttcttcttctcgagctcttgagtgtatgagaagaactttggatgtatatgttttgttctatcacttttgatatatccttccttcgtttgagcaacacatgccgcattatcttcatatagaatagttggccccgtacttttgtcaatcccactacttgaacaaatgtgttggcttattgatcttagccatacacattctttacttgcttcatggagtgcgatgatctcagcatgatttgaagaggtagccacaagcgtttgtttctgagaacgccaagatatagcagtgccttcgatcgtaaaaacatatcctgtttgcgatcgggctttgtgtggatctgaaagatatcctgcatctgcaaaaccaaccatttgaccatttgaatctttagggtaaaataagcctaaatcaatagtcccttgtaggtaacgaaagacatgtttaattccattccaatgtcttcgtgttggagatgagctaaatcttgctagaagattaacagcgaatgatatatcaggccgtgtacaatttgcaaggtacatcaacgctccaattgcacttagatatggtacttccggaccaagtatctcttctttttcctcaggtggtcgaaatggatcactttcaatgttaagtgatctaacgaccatcggggtgctaagaggagttgatttatccatgttaaatcgtttcaacactcttttagtgtatgtggattgatgcacaaatataccattttgtgaatgttctatttgtaggccaagacaatactgtgtctgtccaagatctttcatctcaaattctcctttgagatagtctgatgccttttgtatttctttttgagttccaataatatttagatcatcaacatataccgcgattatcacaaatccggatgttgttttcttgatgaaaacacatgggcatataggatcattcacatatccttcttttgttaaatgttcactgagacgattgtaccacatacgtccagattgttttaacccatataatgatctttgcaattttattgcacataactctttaggtttggaacttaatgcttctgacattttaaatccatcagggattttcatgtagatattagtatctaatgatccatatagataagctgtaacaacatccatgagacgcatctcaagatttttatcagcggctagactcatcaggaatctaaatgtgatcgcatccattacaggagaatatgtttcctcataatcaataccaggtctttgagaaaatccttgggctacaaggcgagctttataccttgtaatctcatttttctcatttcgttttcgaacgaaaatccatctgtacccaactggtctcacatcttcaggtgtgagtacaatagatccaaacacttttcgtttgttaagcgaatcaagttcgatttgtattgcttctttccatttattccaatcatgtctcttttgacattcatatatggatttcggttctggatcatcggtatcttcatttacctcacttgacacgatatatgagaaaacatcatcaaggtcattttgttcatttctattccatatccttttattatggatgtaattaatagaaatctcatgattatctttcgattcatgatgctctgattcatcagagtccttatcatttatttcttccaaaatattttctgctattttgggtgcatcatatatttcagctttcttctgtttcctaggattcttatccttagaaccagcaggtctaccacgcttcaggcgtgtttttggctctcgtgtgtcatcctccttttcttgttcatttggcattttgatacgagcaggagcatttgcagctggtatatgagatttagttaccgtcttggtatctgcaaatgcatcaggtagctggttagctatactctgtaaatgcataattcgtcgaacttctagttctgactctttagtaggaggatcaagatataacaatgatggtacactccattttatatcacttccaacatttttgttttctccccctagaactgggaatacattttcgtcaaaatgacaatcagcaaaacgtgctgtaaagacgtcaccagtctgtggttctaggtatcttataattgatggagaatcacaaccaacatatattcccaaccttctttgtggtcccatctttgtggtcccatctttgttcgttgtggtggtgctacagacacatataccgcacaaccaaagattctaaagtgggaaatgtttggttctcgaccaaacgctaactgtagtggagaatacttatggtatgcactcggtctgatccgaatgagtgcttctgcatgcaaaatggcatgtccccatacagaggttggaagttttgatctcatgatcaatggtcttgcaatcaattgcagacgcttaattaaagattcagccaaaccattttgcgtatgaacatgag
This genomic stretch from Brassica napus cultivar Da-Ae chromosome C9, Da-Ae, whole genome shotgun sequence harbors:
- the LOC106424724 gene encoding histone-lysine N-methyltransferase, H3 lysine-79 specific-like isoform X3 translates to MALRGDEHEFMNQREWDRRARLIRENPTSRRFSASYVGSFREDHHKSSSRTYLNSISSTASSPGYTLKDEIDPSTYSFTNALKALQPKTMFNNREWLTQEGFALNSKWNEAEKYICNPVSGEVPMECLSSKTLSARSFRNLTTTMSAPLHYPNPNLLMNNIGQNKPNDNPNVKVIHEDLYAPDPVLVRAEKKVVGLKRDVGIQSTSVDLSSGSPSPAKTPPIMERSLKRHVESNDSPVEFNLKLEGQQELEEEEKEEGKQEMSKEEGEETEEKQEMSIKGEETKEKLEMSTKEEEEKQEMSEEEEEMKKQKKRRGSGCFSWRRSRQRQPRKSKYIFPICVPHLVKGC
- the LOC106424724 gene encoding histone-lysine N-methyltransferase, H3 lysine-79 specific-like isoform X4, coding for MALRGDEHEFMNQREWDRRARLIRENPTSRRFSASYVGSFREDHHKSSSRTYLNSISSTASSPGYTLKDEIDPSTYSFTNALKALQPKTMFNNREWLTQEGFALNSKWNEAEKYICNPVSGEVPMECLSSKTLSARSFRNLTTTMSAPLHYPNPNLLMNNIGQNKPNDNPNVKVIHEDLYAPDPVLVREKKVVGLKRDVGIQSTSVDLSSGSPSPAKTPPIMERSLKRHVESNDSPVEFNLKLEGQQELEEEEKEEGKQEMSKEEGEETEEKQEMSIKGEETKEKLEMSTKEEEEKQEMSEEEEEMKKQKKRRGSGCFSWRRSRQRQPRKSKYIFPICVPHLVKGC
- the LOC106424724 gene encoding histone-lysine N-methyltransferase, H3 lysine-79 specific-like isoform X1, whose amino-acid sequence is MALRGDEHEFMNQREWDRRARLIRENPTSRRFSASYVGSFREDHHKSSSRTYLNSISSTASSPGYTLKDEIDPSTYSFTNALKALQPKTMFNNREWLTQEGFALNSKWNEAEKYICNPVSGEVPMECLSSKTLSARSFRNLTTTMSAPLHYPNPNLLMNNIGQNKPNDNPNVKVIHEDLYAPDPVLVRAEKKVVGLKRDVGIQSTSVDLSSGSPSPAKTPPIMERSLKRHVESNDSPVEFNLKLEGQQEDLKLEEEEKEEGKQEMSKEEGEETEEKQEMSIKGEETKEKLEMSTKEEEEKQEMSEEEEEMKKQKKRRGSGCFSWRRSRQRQPRKSKYIFPICVPHLVKGC
- the LOC106424724 gene encoding histone-lysine N-methyltransferase, H3 lysine-79 specific-like isoform X2; the protein is MALRGDEHEFMNQREWDRRARLIRENPTSRRFSASYVGSFREDHHKSSSRTYLNSISSTASSPGYTLKDEIDPSTYSFTNALKALQPKTMFNNREWLTQEGFALNSKWNEAEKYICNPVSGEVPMECLSSKTLSARSFRNLTTTMSAPLHYPNPNLLMNNIGQNKPNDNPNVKVIHEDLYAPDPVLVREKKVVGLKRDVGIQSTSVDLSSGSPSPAKTPPIMERSLKRHVESNDSPVEFNLKLEGQQEDLKLEEEEKEEGKQEMSKEEGEETEEKQEMSIKGEETKEKLEMSTKEEEEKQEMSEEEEEMKKQKKRRGSGCFSWRRSRQRQPRKSKYIFPICVPHLVKGC